AGATTTTCCGCTCTTTTTATATTTTACATTCCATCCCGGTTGTAATGAGCATTTGCTGTATGACATTTGGCAGCTTACCTTATATGTATCTTCAATAAATGAAATGAGTTCATTCCATATAGGTTTCGATTTACCTATATAGCATTTTATATCTTCCATAGAAGGCATACTGCTTATATCGAATAATTTACTCCATTCCATAACAATTCCTTCCATTCTAAATTTCTAATTCTTTGTTCGATATATCCATGTATGTAATCTGGGCAGTTCCGCCCAAATACCTTGTCGTAAGCTCTGCAAGCGCCTCTGCCGCATTTCTCAAATCATCTTTTCTATCCGCATCAACCGATTCGATAATAAGAAACGCATTGCGTGTATCTTCAGTGAGCATTGTACGTTGCCCGTCGCGCCAGTTCCAGCACCTGCAAACAACTCCTTCATCATCTTTATAAACAATTTCTCCGGGCAGGGCATTGCTGTATTCTTCATCTCCGAGAGCCAAAAAAAGCTCTTCTCCGGTCGCCTTTGTCAAAAGCAAATCTCCCTTGAAAGTGTCAATGTCTTCTCCACCGCAGGGCAGTCCGTACTTCAGCGAAACAGAATTGTATATGTCTACAAGAGGATTAAGCGTACCCACTTCCGTTCCTTTATCAACCCGCTTAAGCAATGCTTCGATAGAGCAGCGCACTCCTTTTTTGGTTTTAAATTTTTGATATGCTTTCCTCCAAACAGAAATGGCTTTGTTTTCACTGAAGACCCCTTCTGTCAGATATTTTTTTGCCTCTTTATTGCTATTTTCCAGCATTTCTATAATATCAGGCCTGACATCTTCGGCAGCTTCTTCGCTGTTGTTAATTCCCTTAGCCAAAACCACAGCAATTTCTACATCAGGAAATACTTCCCAAAATTCTTCTGCTATTATAAATTTACTCATTTGTGTTTCTCCTTTCACATAATTAACAATCTGTTATTACGTACTTCTTTATTAACATCTACTTATTAATATACACTTATTACGTTAATATGGCAACGATTTTATCTATCATATATATACAATAATTACAAAATATATATTTATTGGGATAAAAATATATTTTTAATATTTTTAAAATTATTATTGACAAATGTACATCATCTGATTATTATAAGTAATAATTAAATAATCGGCTATGAAAAAGAGAGTAGGTATATAAAGCTTTTTAGAGAGCAGAACCCCGTGCTGCAAGTTCTGCAAGCAATGTATATCGAAGGTAGCTTTTGAGCTTTTAACTTGAAATAGCAGTAGAGTTAAACGGATTCACCGTTACAGTATCAAGTGCCTATATGGAATTAAGGTGGTATCGCGGGTTTTTTCGTCCTTTGTTATGAAAACGCCTGCTTTTTTTATACCTATATTTTTTATACCGAATTTATGACGAAAGGAAGTGTTTGCATGAAAATTAAAGCAGCAGAAGCAATTGTAAAATGTTTTGAAATAGAAAACACAGATGTTATTTTTGGATATCCGGGTGGCGCAGTCCTTCCGCTTTATGAAGCCCTGAGAAATTCAAATATAAAACATGTGCTAGTACGCCAGGAGCAGTCTGCGGCTCACATGGCAAGCGGATATGGACGAGCTTTGAACAAAACCGGCGTATGTATTGCAACATCAGGCCCCGGAGCAACTAATTTAATAACCGGCATAGCAACAGCGTACATGGATTCTATACCTCTTGTAGTTATTACAGGGCAGGTCAGTTCAAACAGCATAGGCAGAGACATGTTTCAGGAAGCTGATATAATAGGGGCAACTGAATCTTTTACAAAAAACAGCTACCTGGTGAAAGATGCAAATGAGCTCCCCAGAGTTATAAAAGAAGCCTTTTATATAGCATCTACAGGAAGGAAAGGTCCGGTACTCATTGATATTCCAAGGGATGTTCAGGAAAAAACAATAGATTTCATATATCCTCAAGAGATAAATATACGTGGATATAAACCTACATTTATCGGTAATCCTAGGCAGGTCAAAAGAGCTGCGGATATGATAAATAAATCTCATAAACCTGTAATATGCATAGGTGGAGGCGTAAGGTCAGGAAACGCTATGGAGGAACTGGAATTATTCGTTGAAAAATGCAAAATACCTGTTGTTTGCTCCCTCATGGGAATCGATTCTTTTGATAATGACAGTCCGTATTTTGCCGGGCTCATAGGCTCACACGGATACCCTTTTGCAAACAAAATGATAAATGAATCTGATCTGCTTATTGTTATCGGAGCGCGTTTTGCTGACCGCACTACTTTTATGATGGAAAAAAGCAACCACAGGCAAAATATAATACATATTGATATTGACCCTGCGGAAATAGGCAAAAATTTTGAAACACGAATT
Above is a window of Sedimentibacter sp. MB35-C1 DNA encoding:
- a CDS encoding B3/4 domain-containing protein; the protein is MSKFIIAEEFWEVFPDVEIAVVLAKGINNSEEAAEDVRPDIIEMLENSNKEAKKYLTEGVFSENKAISVWRKAYQKFKTKKGVRCSIEALLKRVDKGTEVGTLNPLVDIYNSVSLKYGLPCGGEDIDTFKGDLLLTKATGEELFLALGDEEYSNALPGEIVYKDDEGVVCRCWNWRDGQRTMLTEDTRNAFLIIESVDADRKDDLRNAAEALAELTTRYLGGTAQITYMDISNKELEI
- the ilvB gene encoding biosynthetic-type acetolactate synthase large subunit; translation: MKIKAAEAIVKCFEIENTDVIFGYPGGAVLPLYEALRNSNIKHVLVRQEQSAAHMASGYGRALNKTGVCIATSGPGATNLITGIATAYMDSIPLVVITGQVSSNSIGRDMFQEADIIGATESFTKNSYLVKDANELPRVIKEAFYIASTGRKGPVLIDIPRDVQEKTIDFIYPQEINIRGYKPTFIGNPRQVKRAADMINKSHKPVICIGGGVRSGNAMEELELFVEKCKIPVVCSLMGIDSFDNDSPYFAGLIGSHGYPFANKMINESDLLIVIGARFADRTTFMMEKSNHRQNIIHIDIDPAEIGKNFETRIPVVGDAKETLNSLLEYSYKLDTADWLKDVQTRRKNYLKKLFAKKASLNPKLLINKISSFMENGSIWVADVGVNQIWAAHSFIAGKNKKFLTSGGLGTMGYSLPSSIGAKLAAPRKKVVASMGDGGFQMLMSDLATAKEYSAGVKFIIFNNKKLGMVRELQKNAYNENSFFGIDLGFNPNFMKLADAYGIKGMKIADDSEADHAIQEIFKDNEPFILECIVDPDIPSVPHMGGENYE